A region from the Isachenkonia alkalipeptolytica genome encodes:
- a CDS encoding peptidoglycan DD-metalloendopeptidase family protein has protein sequence MKKRKFLCLMMVFLLLISPALFSFAEEVDEVQDQLKEVEEEQREIEAKIEENEMEESEIIEKLEEIEMEIIEAEREIDDIESNISRVTEDIEVTEEELLEAKAGLGDKNELLGTRVAAMYRKGSISYIEILFGSRDFTELLSNMDMIRKIADHDVQLIEELEEQAALVAAKQDILEDQKSQLLSYQQDVENKVETLQVSRGTQKRLRVEIQSTIAEMEQELSEREEESEYLEGEIQRIEREIQERMEAEKRAAEEQARKEAEEQARREAERKAEEEAEREASEEEDAAEEREPEPEESEEEEEPSTPAEANRSWPVPGYRRISSAYGYRTHPIFGEWRPHWGIDIPAPMGTPIVASLSGEVMLSTYGPSYGNYVVIYHGEGISTLYAHNSQNHVSVGDRVEQGEVIASIGSTGYSTGPHLHYEVRVNGDPKVINPYHWLNE, from the coding sequence ATGAAAAAAAGAAAGTTTTTATGTCTGATGATGGTATTTTTGTTGCTGATTAGCCCAGCCCTATTTTCTTTTGCTGAAGAAGTCGATGAAGTTCAGGATCAGTTAAAGGAAGTGGAGGAAGAGCAACGGGAAATCGAAGCAAAAATTGAAGAGAATGAAATGGAAGAATCGGAGATTATTGAGAAGCTTGAAGAGATTGAAATGGAAATCATCGAAGCGGAAAGAGAAATTGATGACATTGAATCTAATATCTCCCGGGTTACAGAGGACATTGAAGTAACCGAGGAGGAGCTTTTGGAGGCCAAGGCGGGTTTAGGCGATAAAAATGAGTTGCTGGGCACTCGAGTCGCGGCCATGTACCGAAAAGGAAGTATCAGTTACATAGAAATACTTTTTGGTTCCCGGGACTTTACGGAACTTCTTTCCAACATGGATATGATTCGAAAAATTGCGGACCATGATGTACAATTGATTGAGGAACTGGAAGAACAGGCCGCTCTGGTGGCAGCAAAGCAGGATATTCTGGAGGATCAAAAGAGTCAACTGTTAAGCTACCAACAGGATGTGGAAAACAAGGTGGAAACCCTGCAAGTATCCAGGGGAACCCAAAAGCGTCTCAGGGTGGAAATCCAAAGTACCATCGCGGAGATGGAACAGGAACTCTCAGAACGGGAAGAAGAGTCGGAGTATCTTGAAGGAGAAATCCAGCGAATAGAAAGAGAAATCCAGGAACGAATGGAAGCGGAAAAACGGGCGGCTGAGGAACAGGCCCGCAAAGAAGCGGAAGAACAGGCAAGACGGGAAGCGGAAAGAAAGGCGGAGGAAGAAGCGGAACGGGAAGCATCGGAGGAAGAGGATGCTGCTGAAGAAAGGGAACCGGAGCCGGAAGAATCGGAAGAAGAAGAGGAACCCTCCACTCCTGCTGAGGCCAATCGGTCCTGGCCGGTGCCGGGCTATCGTAGAATTTCTTCCGCCTACGGTTACCGGACCCATCCCATCTTCGGTGAATGGAGACCCCACTGGGGAATTGACATTCCTGCCCCCATGGGGACACCGATTGTGGCCAGTTTGTCCGGGGAAGTGATGCTCTCCACCTATGGACCAAGCTACGGTAACTATGTTGTGATTTACCATGGTGAAGGAATCTCTACTTTATACGCACATAATTCCCAAAATCATGTATCGGTAGGAGACCGAGTGGAACAGGGGGAAGTCATTGCATCTATTGGCAGTACAGGATACTCCACGGGGCCTCATCTGCACTATGAAGTACGAGTGAATGGAGACCCGAAAGTCATTAATCCCTATCATTGGTTAAATGAATAA
- a CDS encoding murein hydrolase activator EnvC family protein, translating to MKRSSKFIMIIASFLLVTSGMYVFANEIDEKKDSLKEVEERQKAVESQIQDKSMEEAEIIEKIETLEMEIIETEDEIDRLEGQISETTEKIEDTKEELVEAEETIVEKNDTLESRLDTMYRRGNIGYIEVLLGSGDFTELLTNVDMIRKIANQDVELIEELEEQRNLIASKKKMLEDQEAKLVSYQEDAKDQKEQLQVSRGTQVSLRREVQSAIGQMEEELNQKEQESQNLQAEIQELQEAERARLEAERRRKEEERKAQEQAAKEEATKDQGSQEQVDTSRPSVWPVPGYTRISSPYGNRTHPVLGGTRFHAGIDIPAPSGTPVVAAASGTVIMSQYSGSYGNVVVIDHGNGISTLYAHNSRNQVSRGQQVQGGETIARIGTTGMSTGPHLHFEVQRNGNTTNPMDWLRN from the coding sequence GTGAAAAGAAGCAGCAAGTTTATCATGATTATTGCATCGTTTTTACTGGTAACTTCCGGGATGTATGTATTTGCCAATGAAATTGATGAAAAAAAAGATAGCTTAAAGGAAGTGGAAGAACGACAAAAAGCCGTGGAAAGCCAAATTCAAGACAAATCCATGGAAGAAGCGGAAATTATTGAGAAAATCGAAACCTTGGAAATGGAAATTATCGAGACGGAAGATGAAATCGACCGTCTCGAAGGGCAAATATCTGAAACCACAGAAAAAATTGAAGACACCAAGGAAGAATTGGTGGAAGCGGAAGAGACCATTGTAGAGAAAAATGACACCCTGGAATCCCGTCTAGACACCATGTACCGCCGGGGAAATATTGGGTACATAGAAGTATTATTAGGATCAGGGGACTTTACCGAACTGTTAACGAATGTGGACATGATTCGAAAGATTGCCAATCAAGACGTGGAACTAATCGAAGAGTTGGAAGAACAGAGAAACCTTATTGCCAGTAAGAAAAAGATGTTGGAAGACCAAGAGGCTAAACTGGTGAGTTACCAGGAGGACGCAAAGGATCAAAAAGAGCAGTTGCAAGTTTCCAGAGGCACTCAAGTAAGCCTGCGTCGAGAAGTTCAAAGCGCCATTGGTCAGATGGAAGAGGAACTGAACCAAAAGGAACAGGAATCCCAAAATCTTCAGGCGGAGATCCAAGAGCTTCAAGAAGCGGAACGAGCCCGTTTAGAAGCGGAGCGACGTAGAAAGGAAGAGGAAAGAAAAGCCCAGGAGCAGGCTGCCAAGGAAGAGGCTACCAAGGACCAGGGTAGCCAGGAGCAAGTAGACACCAGCCGACCATCGGTCTGGCCGGTACCGGGATATACCCGAATCTCTTCTCCCTACGGAAATCGAACCCATCCTGTATTGGGAGGAACAAGATTCCACGCGGGAATTGATATCCCTGCACCCTCAGGCACGCCGGTTGTGGCCGCTGCATCAGGGACTGTAATCATGTCTCAGTACAGCGGAAGCTATGGCAATGTTGTGGTTATTGATCATGGAAACGGCATCTCCACGCTCTATGCTCACAATTCCAGGAATCAAGTGAGTAGAGGACAACAGGTCCAAGGCGGCGAAACCATTGCTCGGATCGGAACCACGGGGATGTCCACAGGGCCACACCTACACTTTGAAGTGCAACGGAACGGAAATACCACCAATCCCATGGACTGGTTACGTAATTGA
- the ftsX gene encoding permease-like cell division protein FtsX, whose product MKIKTMGYMTKQGLLGLWRNRGMSIASIGSVTASLLVLGVIITLVINMNNIALMGQSQFDNIQVYLEEELENEKIDSIGTELESIQGVANVEYESQDDALDKMKESWGEQGYLLDTLENNPLPNSYIVYFQELEASQAVVRNIQGISGVDEVRYYQDVIDNLVNIADFVQVAGLFLIVILGLIAVFIISNTIKLTLNARRQEITIMKYVGATNWFIRWPFVIEGIFLGLIGSLIALTVVYFGYEYIYNLVYTRFYALFAEYIVSADAMLQQISLVFVVLGIGVGILGSLISMRKHLKV is encoded by the coding sequence ATGAAGATTAAAACCATGGGATATATGACAAAGCAAGGATTACTGGGATTATGGAGGAACCGGGGCATGTCCATTGCTTCCATCGGTTCCGTAACTGCCTCACTGTTGGTTCTAGGGGTTATTATCACCCTGGTGATCAATATGAACAATATTGCCTTAATGGGGCAAAGTCAGTTCGACAATATTCAGGTCTACCTGGAAGAGGAACTGGAAAATGAAAAAATCGACAGCATCGGCACAGAGCTGGAAAGCATTCAAGGGGTCGCCAATGTGGAATACGAGTCCCAGGATGATGCTTTGGATAAAATGAAGGAAAGCTGGGGAGAACAGGGATATCTGCTGGATACCTTGGAGAACAATCCCTTACCGAATTCCTACATTGTGTACTTTCAAGAGTTAGAGGCTTCCCAAGCGGTGGTACGAAACATCCAGGGAATTTCCGGTGTGGATGAAGTAAGATATTACCAGGATGTTATCGATAACCTTGTAAACATTGCGGATTTTGTTCAAGTGGCAGGCCTGTTTTTAATTGTCATTTTAGGATTGATTGCAGTGTTTATCATTTCCAACACCATAAAGCTCACCTTAAATGCAAGAAGACAGGAAATCACCATTATGAAATATGTGGGAGCCACCAACTGGTTTATTCGATGGCCCTTTGTCATTGAAGGGATATTTTTAGGATTGATCGGATCCTTAATTGCCCTGACCGTGGTGTACTTCGGATATGAATATATTTACAACTTGGTTTACACTCGATTCTATGCCTTGTTTGCTGAATACATTGTCTCGGCGGACGCCATGCTGCAACAAATTTCCTTAGTGTTTGTGGTGCTTGGAATCGGGGTTGGAATACTGGGTAGTTTAATCTCCATGCGAAAACACTTAAAAGTGTAA
- the ftsE gene encoding cell division ATP-binding protein FtsE has protein sequence MIEFQNVGKTYRHDVVALKDINIKIDKGEFVFLVGPSGAGKSTFIKLLLHEEQATSGKIMMNEDDITKVSNRNIPLLRRSIGVIFQDFRLLPNKTVYENVAFAMEIVEAKSREIRRQVPMVLGLVGLSDKAKKYPNELSGGEMQRVSIARSIINNPSIVIADEPTGNLDPDTAWEIMRVLRHINQRGTTIIMATHAKDIVDVMEQRVIAIEKGTVIRDDKKGVYGYED, from the coding sequence TTGATCGAATTTCAAAATGTGGGAAAAACCTATCGCCATGATGTCGTGGCTTTAAAAGATATCAATATAAAAATTGATAAAGGAGAGTTTGTGTTTTTAGTAGGACCCAGCGGGGCCGGAAAATCCACTTTTATAAAATTACTGCTCCATGAGGAACAAGCAACTTCAGGAAAAATCATGATGAATGAAGACGATATCACCAAGGTATCCAATCGAAACATTCCTCTGCTCCGAAGGAGTATTGGTGTGATTTTTCAGGATTTCCGGTTATTGCCGAATAAAACCGTATATGAGAACGTAGCCTTTGCCATGGAAATTGTGGAGGCAAAGAGTCGGGAGATCCGACGGCAGGTTCCGATGGTATTAGGTTTGGTAGGACTGAGCGATAAAGCAAAGAAATATCCCAATGAACTCTCAGGAGGAGAAATGCAACGGGTGTCCATAGCAAGAAGTATTATTAACAATCCAAGTATTGTCATTGCCGACGAACCCACGGGGAACCTTGACCCCGATACCGCTTGGGAAATCATGCGGGTACTGCGCCACATCAATCAGCGGGGAACCACGATCATCATGGCCACCCATGCCAAGGATATTGTTGATGTGATGGAGCAGCGGGTAATAGCCATAGAAAAGGGCACAGTGATTCGGGACGACAAGAAAGGAGTATATGGCTATGAAGATTAA